AGGATGTTCTTCGGCGGGAAAACGATGATCTTGCCGCCGGACAATCCCTTGCCGATATAGTCGTTGGACTCCCCTTCCAGCGTCAGCGTGATGCCCTTCGCGAGAAAGGCCCCGAACGATTGGCCAGCCGAGCCAGAGAACTTGATTGAGATCGTGTCTTCCGGCAACCCATCCGGCCCGTACGTCTTCGCGATCTTGCTGGAGAGCACCGTGCCGGTCGTCCGGTTGATGTTCCTGATTGGAAGATCGAGTGTGACCTTCTCACCCTTCTCAATGGCGATCTTGCAGAGCTCGACGAGTTTGTTGTCGAGGATGTCGGCAAGACCATGGTCCTGCTTCTGCACGCAATAACGCGGCACATCCACCGGCACATCCGGAGCCGTCAGTAGCGGCGTGAGATCCAGCCCCTTGGCTTTCCAGTGGTCGACAGCTGTCGTGATCTTGAGCTTGTCGACGCAGCCGACCATCTCGTTGATTGTCCTGAAGCCGAGTTTCGCCATCAACTGCCGTGCTTCTTCGGCTACGAAGAACAGGTAATTGACGATGTGTTCCGGCTTGCCGTTGAATTTCTTGCGCAATTCAGGGTCTTGTGTCGCGATCCCGACCGGGCAGGTATTCAGATGGCACTTGCGCATCATGATGCAGCCTTCGACGATGAGGGGAGCGGTCGCGAACCCATATTCTTCCGCACCGAGCAGCGTAGCGATGACCACGTCGCGGCCGGTTTTCATCTGACCGTCCGTTTCAACACGGATGCGTCCACGAAGATCATTGAGGACCAGCGTCTGATGAGTTTCCGCCAGTCCCAGCTCCCAAGGAATTCCGGCGTATTTGATCGACGACAACGGTGACGCACCCGTGCCGCCCGAATCGCCGCTGATGAGCACCTTGTCCGCATGGGCCTTGGCAACACCGGCT
This portion of the Nitrospirota bacterium genome encodes:
- a CDS encoding glutamate synthase subunit alpha, giving the protein ARELQIKMAQGAKPGEGGQLPGHKVDENIARFRYATPGVQLISPPPHHDIYSIEDLAQLIFDLKNSNPDAGVSVKLVAEVGVGTVAAGVAKAHADKVLISGDSGGTGASPLSSIKYAGIPWELGLAETHQTLVLNDLRGRIRVETDGQMKTGRDVVIATLLGAEEYGFATAPLIVEGCIMMRKCHLNTCPVGIATQDPELRKKFNGKPEHIVNYLFFVAEEARQLMAKLGFRTINEMVGCVDKLKITTAVDHWKAKGLDLTPLLTAPDVPVDVPRYCVQKQDHGLADILDNKLVELCKIAIEKGEKVTLDLPIRNINRTTGTVLSSKIAKTYGPDGLPEDTISIKFSGSAGQSFGAFLAKGITLTLEGESNDYIGKGLSGGKIIVFPPKNIL